In Chlorocebus sabaeus isolate Y175 chromosome 11, mChlSab1.0.hap1, whole genome shotgun sequence, one DNA window encodes the following:
- the LOC103238465 gene encoding olfactory receptor 6C76-like, whose protein sequence is MRNYTSVKQFILLGLSDDPKLNVLIFIFLFSTYILSITGNLTIITLTLIDVHLKTPMYFFLRNFSFLEISFTTVCIPRLLVSIITGDTTISYNSCMAQVFFFILLGSTEFFLLTAMSYDRYVAICKPLHYTTIMNSRVCIQLVISSWLAGFLIIFPPVIMGLQLDFCDSNIIDHFTCDSSPMLLISCTDTAFLEFMGFFLAIFTLMVTLTLVTLSYVFILKTILRLPSAEQRKKAFSTCSSHMIVVSISYGSCIFMYVKTSAKEGVALTKGVAVLNTSVAPVLNPFIYSLRNQQVKQSFQNLINKCFSNKF, encoded by the coding sequence ATGAGAAATTACACATCTGTGAAACAGTTCATTCTTCTGGGATTATCAGATGACCCAAAGCtgaatgttttgatttttatatttctattttctacatatatactGAGTATAACTGGGAACCTGACAATTATTACCCTCACTTTGATAGATGTGCACCTAAAAACGCCCATGTACTTTTTCCTTAGGAATTTCTCTTTTCTAGAAATCTCATTCACAACAGTTTGTATTCCTAGGCTTCTGGTCAGCATCATAACAGGGGATACGACCATTTCTTATAATTCTTGCATGGCCCAGGTGTTTTTCTTTATACTCCTCGGTTCAACAGAATTTTTCCTTTTGACTGCTATGTCCTATGATCGTTACGTTGCTATCtgtaagccactgcactacaCAACAATAATGAACAGCAGAGTCTGCATCCAGCTTGTAATTAGCTCTTGGCTAGCTGGATTTCTCATTATCTTTCCACCTGTGATCATGGGGCTTCAACTGGATTTCTGTGACTCCAACATCATTGATCACTTTACCTGTGATTCCTCTCCTATGCTACTGATCTCCTGCACAGACACAGCCTTTCTAGAGTTCATGGGATTTTTCCTGGCCATATTCACTCTCATGGTAACCTTAACATTAGTGACTCTTTCCTATGTATTCATCCTTAAGACAATTCTGAGACTTCCTTCTGCTGAACAAAGGAAAAAGGCCTTTTCCACTTGTTCTTCACACATGATTGTTGTCTCCATTTCTTATGGAAGCTGCATTTTCATGTATGTCAAAACGTCAGCAAAAGAAGGAGTGGCTTTGACCAAGGGTGTAGCGGTGCTCAATACCTCTGTTGCCCCAGTGTTAAATCCTTTTATTTACTCCCTAAGGAACCAGCAGGTAAAACAGTCCTTTCAGAACTTGATCaacaaatgtttttcaaataaattttag